In Juglans microcarpa x Juglans regia isolate MS1-56 chromosome 4S, Jm3101_v1.0, whole genome shotgun sequence, a single window of DNA contains:
- the LOC121262918 gene encoding AP2-like ethylene-responsive transcription factor AIL5 — translation MDSSPQNWLGFSLSNHTNPHLRSDSSPLSLFHAFTSPASGSVTDVTQDQDHDATGGANDLSMFTTGPKLEDFLGGSTATSGAAPLAQFSTQSPMAMHVSAEPEMYDSELKTIAAGFLRGFSTEQKTQAEKLPVAPAEPSPKKNADTFGQRTSIYRGVTRHRWTGRYEAHLWDNSCRREGQSRKGRQVYLGGYDKEEKAARAYDLAALKYWGPNTTTNFPVSNYEKELEEMKNMTRLEFIASLRRKSSGFSRGASIYRGVTRHHQHGRWQARIGRVAGNKDLYLGTFSTQEEAAEAYDIAAIKFRGLNAVTNFDMSRYDVKSIANSNLPLGAGKSKTSSESASDTKSIDGSRSDDRDLSSASSISFASQPSASSLSFAIPIKQDPSEYWPSILGYQNGSFNYTKNPSVAPHLVQSASINGSAFQNTTSPFNVDFSTTSSSANESCNGFFNEGYVQEQNNGTSIPYPTTAAVSSNNSYESSSGFGSSWIGPALHTFQTHAKPNLFQTPIFGIE, via the exons ATGGATTCTTCTCCCCAGAACTGGCTCGGCTTCTCTCTTTCCAACCACACTAACCCCCACTTGCGCTCCGACTcctcccctctctccctcttccatGCCTTTACCTCCCCAGCctcag GTTCTGTGACCGACGTAACGCAAGATCAAGATCATGATGCGACTGGTGGTGCAAACGACCTGTCTATGTTTACCACCGGGCCGAAGCTTGAGGACTTCCTTGGCGGTTCCACCGCCACATCCGGAGCTGCACCGCTGGCTCAGTTTTCTACCCAGAGTCCCATGGCTATGCATGTGTCGGCCGAGCCTGAGATGTACGACTCTGAGCTCAAGACCATAGCCGCTGGCTTCCTCCGAGGGTTCTCAACCGAACAAAAAACCCAAGCGGAAAAGCTGCCAGTGGCTCCAGCGGAACCGTCGCCAAAGAAAAACGCAGACACCTTCGGTCAACGCACCTCCATCTACCGTGGCGTCACCCG ACATAGGTGGACAGGGAGATATGAAGCTCACCTTTGGGACAACAGTTGCAGAAGAGAAGGGCAGAGTAGGAAAGGAAGAcaag TTTATTTGG GTGGCTATGATAAAGAAGAGAAAGCTGCAAGAGCTTATGATCTGGCAGCTCTCAAATACTGGGGTCCgaacacaaccacaaactttcCG GTTTCTAACTATGAGAAAGAACTTGAGGAGATGAAGAACATGACTAGGTTGGAGTTTATTGCTTCTCTTCGAAG GAAAAGTAGTGGGTTTTCTAGAGGAGCCTCCATCTACAGAGGCGTCACAAG gcACCATCAACACGGCAGATGGCAGGCAAGAATCGGGAGAGTTGCTGGCAACAAAGATCTTTACCTTGGCACCTTCA GCACCCAAGAAGAAGCTGCTGAGGCCTATGACATTGCTGCTATAAAATTCAGAGGGCTAAACGCCGTGACCAATTTTGACATGAGCCGCTACGACGTAAAGAGCATTGCCAACAGCAACCTTCCCCTCGGCGCTGGTAAATCGAAGACTTCTTCTGAGTCTGCTTCCGATACCAAGAGTATCGATGGAAGCCGTTCTGATGACCGAGATCTTTCCTCAGCTTCCTCCATATCCTTTGCTTCACAGCCCTCAGCGTCTTCCTTAAGTTTCGCAATACCCATCAAACAAGACCCATCAGAATACTGGCCGTCTATTCTTGGTTACCAGAACGGTTCTTTTAACTATACTAAGAACCCTAGTGTTGCACCGCATTTAGTTCAATCAGCTTCCATCAATGGCTCTGCCTTTCAGAACACCACCTCACCCTTCAACGTGGACTTCTCTACAACTTCCAGCTCTGCCAACGAAAGCTGCAATGGGTTTTTCAATGAAGGTTATGTTCAGGAACAGAATAATGGAACGTCAATCCCTTATCCCACAACAGCTGCCGTAAGTAGTAACAATAGTTATGAGAGTTCCTCCGGTTTTGGAAGCAGCTGGATTGGCCCCGCTCTGCACACATTCCAAACTCATGCTAAGCCCAATCTCTTTCAGACACCGATTTTTGGCATAGAATGA
- the LOC121263137 gene encoding uncharacterized protein LOC121263137 — MKMDHQERCRGPEQKRSFLQGDEFFQKILSRNSSTGYSSSIYYHRSTEGVPFEWEMQPGTPKVLPKDEVIPPLSPPPAVLSLGLPKPCIQQPKAQTRPKLGFWNKNKNHKESKNNDKAGPRGIHCYTTDADKFDRFELCSSSSDSEFLASPQISSSSSSSSSSLSYGSSLKSSRLQSPGRDSNCGHLSCSPWNISALLVSIARRV; from the coding sequence ATGAAAATGGATCATCAAGAGCGTTGCAGGGGGCCAGAGCAGAAACGATCTTTTCTTCAAGGAGACGAGTTCTTTCAGAAAATTCTCTCGAGGAACTCTTCCACGGGCTACTCTTCTAGTATCTATTATCACCGGAGTACTGAAGGAGTTCCCTTCGAGTGGGAAATGCAGCCAGGGACGCCCAAAGTCCTACCAAAGGATGAAGTGATTCCCCCACTCAGCCCTCCACCGGCTGTCCTGAGCTTAGGTCTCCCTAAACCATGCATTCAACAGCCTAAGGCTCAAACCCGGCCAAAGCTTGGGTTTTGGAACAAAAACAAGAATCACAAAGAAAGTAAGAACAATGATAAGGCAGGTCCTCGGGGAATTCACTGTTACACGACTGACGCGGACAAATTCGATAGGTTTGAGTTATGTAGTAGCTCCTCCGACTCTGAGTTTTTGGCATCACCGCAAATTTCAagctcttcatcatcatcatcctcgtCTTTGTCCTACGGTTCTTCATTGAAGTCATCAAGATTACAGAGTCCGGGCAGAGATTCAAATTGTGGGCATCTCAGTTGCAGTCCTTGGAATATAAGCGCGCTTCTGGTGTCAATTGCAAGGCGAGTTTGA
- the LOC121263000 gene encoding afadin- and alpha-actinin-binding protein-like → MPETDADFDLRPSPQSAFTIGEYAFADVGNLEHCAKYLNRTLVTYGFPASLDLFANDPVSVARTCNCLYSLLQQRQRDVEFRDSASEQRQRLLSDISRLEAKVERLEAQLQAKDREIATITRTEAKATGAFKAQIEKLRQERDEFQRMVLGNQQAKTQQIHEMKKKEKEYVKLQERLNHVSMEKKKESRSGMEIMNLLQKEGRQRGTWNVKKADNDFYKKIVDAYEAKNQELMVENADLRALLRSMQMDMRDFLNAPNGLSKQSVAVNEGVETDPSKSPLGGRTDVFDLPFHMARGQIEESLRNKMTSIKERMVQLQDAQKGAEVTSESTERELELEAQLVEARSIIQEQASEMSKHLSKSERPRG, encoded by the exons ATGCCAGAGACCGACGCGGACTTCGATCTCAGA cCATCCCCTCAGTCCGCCTTCACAATCGG AGAGTACGCATTTGCCGATGTGGGAAATTTGGAACACTGCGCTAAGTACTTGAACCGGACGCTTGTTACGTACGGATTCCCGGCTTCTCTCGATCTTTTCGCCAATGATCCG GTTTCTGTTGCGAGAACTTGCAATTGTCTATACTCGTTGCTTCAACAGAGGCAGCGGGATGTTGAATTTAGAGACTCTGCTAGTGAGCAGAGACAGCG CCTACTATCGGACATATCGAGATTAGAAGCAAAAGTTGAGAGGCTTGAGGCACAATTACAAGCCAAGGATAGGGAGATAGCAACCATTACGCGAACG GAAGCTAAAGCTACGGGAGCCTTTAAGGCTCAAATCGAAAAGCTTCGGCAGGAGCGAGATGAGTTTCAAAGAATGGTCCTTGGTAATCAG CAAGCAAAAACTCAACAAATACAtgagatgaagaaaaaagaaaaagagtacgTCAAATTGCAG GAAAGGCTAAACCATGTCTCgatggaaaaaaagaaggaatCTAGATCGGGCATGGAGATAATGAATTTGCTTCAG AAAGAAGGGCGTCAGCGCGGAACATGGAATGTGAAAAAGGCCGATAATGATTTCTACAAAAAGATT GTAGATGCTTATGAGGCAAAAAATCAAGAGTTGATGGTGGAGAATGCTGATTTAAGGGCATTATTACGGTCAATGCAG ATGGACATGCGTGACTTTTTAAATGCTCCTAATGGGTTGTCCAAGCAATCTGTGGCTGTCAACGAAGGAGTTGAAACTGACCCTTCAAAGTCCCCATTGGGAGGGAGAACG GATGTCTTTGACCTGCCCTTTCACATGGCTAGAGGTCAAATAGAGGAAAGTCTCCGAAATAAGATGACTTCCataaag GAGCGTATGGTTCAATTGCAAGATGCACAGAAAGGTGCTGAAGTTACTTCTGAATCAACTGAGAGGGAGCTTGAACTTGAAGCTCAACTTGTTGAGGCCAGGAGCATAATCCAAGAGCAG GCATCCGAAATGTCTAAGCATCTTTCTAAGTCTGAGAGGCCAAG GGGGTAA